One genomic region from Siniperca chuatsi isolate FFG_IHB_CAS linkage group LG18, ASM2008510v1, whole genome shotgun sequence encodes:
- the helq gene encoding helicase POLQ-like isoform X1 → MNAGKQEIKVKRVSSRKRPRDGLKTHLTPAQKRGGGTCPQPCPTAWRLGSIMADVQAAEYCSDSEDLFGDYDSILEDSSLLAKLDDAEQDERQRGLQRSAHTDSVDQPDFTPPRPSKDGAWRPSCEDILTDSILDGLGDEPFEDLPPSQHQFQEQVNENAKRSRLQDGDKTSTPLRNADGTSEAGRERNTEDKTKRQTEARRSVTDQLKRTMLCNAAAPSNVSRTVVLKEAVVSEEISVAMQAMETVSAETTDLGPFFGLPTKVKDLMHKLRGIKNLYDWQETCLNLDCVQERKNLIYSLPTSGGKTLVAEILVLRELLCRKKDCLFILPYISLVQEKVHGLASFGLELDFMVEEYAGSKGKFPPVKRRNSRSLYIATIEKAHSLVNSLIETGRIGDLGLVVVDELHMLGDGSRGAVIEMTLSKVLYMSKSTQIIGMSATLGNIKDLQTFLRAENYTNDFRPVQLKEYVKLKDTIYEVDPKEEECFRLSRPLNFKYSSAMQKMDPDHIIALATEVIPTHSCLVFCPTKKNCENVAGMICKYLKEEFLRLREAEKAVLLRELRDSGNGSVCPVLRRTVPYGLAYHHSGLTSEERKLVEEAYSNGVLCLLTCTSTLAAGINLPARRVILRSPYVATDFLKRSQYKQMVGRAGRAGIDTVGESILILQDKDRDMAKTLVCAPMEKCYSNLMHDDGKGLLSLILSLVGLNITTSADQIRDFLCGTLLYVQRRQLCVEKSLREVVRQCVDLLKDKDLITETADSHGQTLQVTKLGKATYKGSVDLAYSDMLYKDLSKGLEGLLLNSCLHLVYLVTPYDMISQCKPDWMMYFRQFTLLSVAEQKMSAAVGVPESFVARKAAGQTVKKSVNVEVVRRMYLALVLFSLLKETNLWSVADKFQLSRGFVQTLLSSSSAFCSCVLHFTEELEEFWPFKALLTELTRRLSYCVKAELIPLMEVAGVMESRAKQLYNAGYKTPTHLANADPAILSKTIENLYKKQADLIVASAKMLVNEKAAALQEEVDDLLMMPLDLPTDLKTQQLL, encoded by the exons ATGAATGCCGGAAAGCAAGAAATCAAAGTAAAGAGAGTTTCCTCGAGGAAGAGGCCGAGGGACGGCCTGAAGACTCACCTGACACCTGCCCAGAAGAGAGGCGGAGGCACCTGTCCACAGCCATGTCCCACAGCCTGGAGGCTCGGCAGCATCATGGCTGATGTACAAGCTGCTGAG TACTGCAGCGACAGTGAGGATTTATTTGGGGACTACGACAGCATCCTGGAGGACAGCTCTCTCCTGGCAAAGCTGGACGACGCAGAACAAGATGAAAGGCAGCGAGGCCTCCAGCGTTCGGCTCACACCGACTCTGTGGATCAGCCGGACTTCACGCCTCCGCGGCCATCGAAGGACGGCGCCTGGAGACCGTCCTGTGAAGATATTCTCACGGACTCCATCTTAGACGGCCTCGGAGACGAACCCTTCGAGGACTTACCGCCCAGCCAGCATCAGTTTCAGGAACAGGTCAACGAGAATGCGAAGAGGAGCAGACTGCAGGACGGAGATAAAACCTCTACACCTTTAAGAAACGCTGACGGGACCTCTGAGGctggaagagaaagaaacacgGAGGATAAAACCAAGAGACAAACCGAGGCGAGGAGGAGCGTGACGGATCAGCTGAAGAGGACGATGCTCTGTAACGCAGCCGCTCCCTCTAATGTTTCACGGACCGTCGTGTTAAAAGAAGCGGTGGTTTCTGAGGAGATCAGCGTCGCCATGCAGGCCATGGAGACCGTGTCTGCTGAGACGACTGACCTCGGGCCGTTCTTTGGACTCCCCACCAAAGTGAAAGACCTGATGCACAAACTGAGAGGAATCAAGAATTTATATG ATTGGCAGGAGACGTGTCTGAACCTGGACTGTGTTCAGGAGAGGAAGAATCTGATCTACTCTCTTCCCACCAGCGGAGGGAAAACTCTTGTTGCAGAGATCCTCGTCCTCAGAGAGCTGCTGTGCAGGAAGAAAGACTGTCTGTTCATCTTACCGTACATATCGCTGGTGCAGGAGAAG GTACATGGGTTAGCGAGCTTTGGCCTGGAGCTGGACTTCATGGTGGAGGAGTACGCTGGCAGTAAGGGCAAGTTTCCTCCAGTGAAGAGAAGAAACAGCAGATCACTTTACATCGCTACGATAGAGAAAGCCCACAGCCTCGTCAACTCTCTGATAGAGACCGGCAGGATAGGTGACCTCGGCCTGGTGGTGGTCGACGAG CTTCACATGTTGGGTGATGGCAGCAGAGGGGCTGTTATTGAAATGACCCTGTCCAAAGTTCTCTACATGAGCA AATCGACTCAGATTATTGGGATGAGCGCCACTCTGGGAAACATCAAAGACCTGCAGACGTTTCTGAGGGCTGAAAATTACACGAACGACTTCAGACCT GTCCAGCTCAAGGAGTATGTTAAACTGAAGGACACGATCTATGAAGTGGACCCAAAGGAAGAGGAATGTTTTAGATTATCACGTCCTCTCAACTTTAAG TACTCGAGTGCGATGCAGAAGATGGACCCGGATCACATCATTGCTCTGGCGACTGAAGTCATTCCAACACATTCCTGCCTGGTGTTCTGCCCCACCAAGAAGAACTGTGAGAACGTCGCAGGGATGATCTGCAAATACCTGAAAGA GGAGTTCCTCCGGCTCCGGGAGGCAGAGAAGGCCGTCCTCCTCAGAGAGCTGAGGGACAGCGGGAACGGCTCGGTGTGTCCGGTGCTCAGGAGGACGGTGCCGTACGGTTTGGCCTATCACCACAGCGGGCTGACCTCCGAGGAGAGGAAGCTGGTGGAGGAGGCCTACTCCAACGGGGTCCTCTGTCTCCTCACCTGCACCTCCACCCTGGCTGCGGGGATCAACCTACCTGCCCGCAG AGTGATCCTGCGCTCACCGTACGTGGCCACAGACTTCCTGAAGAGGAGCCAGTACAAGCAGATGGTGGGACGGGCCGGCCGAGCGGGCATCGACACCGTGGGAGAGAGCATCCTCATCCTACAGGACAAGGACAGAGATATG gcGAAGACACTTGTGTGTGCCCCGATGGAAAAGTGTTACAGCAACCTGATGCACGACGACGGGAAGGGCCTCCTGAGCCTCATCCTGTCGCTCGTTGGATTAAAT ATCACCACGTCAGCGGATCAGATCAGAGACTTCCTGTGTGGGACGCTGCTGTACGTCCAGCGGAGGCAGCTGTGCGTGGAGAAGAGTCTGCGGGAGGTGGTGCGGCAGTGCGTCGACCTCCTGAAGGACAAAGACCTCATCACCGAGACTGCAGACTCTCACGGTCAAACGCTGCAGGTCACCAAGCTGGGAAAAGCCACTTATAAAG GCTCAGTGGATCTGGCCTACAGTGACATGCTGTACAAGGACCTCTCTAAAGGTCTGGAGGGTCTGCTGCTCAACAGTTGCCTCCACCTGGTCTACCTGGTCACACCGTACGACATGATTTCACAGTGCAAGCCCGACTGGATGATGTACTTCAGACAG ttCACCCTGCTGTCAGTTGCAGAGCAGAAGATGTCTGCAGCCGTCGGAGTGCCTGAGAGTTTTGTTGCCAGAAAAGCTGCAGGACAGACGGTGAAAAAG AGCGTGAACGTGGAGGTGGTGAGGAGGATGTACCTGGCTCTGGTGCTGTTTTCTTTACTGAAGGAGACGAACCTGTGGAGCGTGGCCGACAAGTTCCAGCTGAGCCGAGGCTTCGTTCAGACTCTGCTCAGCTCCTCCTCGGCCTTCTGCTCCTGCGTGCTGCACTTCACAGAG GAGCTGGAGGAGTTCTGGCCGTTCAAAGCCCTGCTGACGGAGCTGACGCGAAGGCTGAGCTACTGCGTGAAGGCTGAGCTCATCCCCCTGATGGAGGTGGCTGGAGTCATGGAG TCGAGAGCGAAGCAGCTGTATAACGCTGGCTATAAAACGCCGACTCACCTGGCGAACGCCGACCCTGCCATCCTGTCCAAGACGATAGAAAACCTCTACAAGAAACAAGCCGACCTGATCGTGGCTTCTGCTAAA ATGCTTGTGAATGAAAAAGCTGCAGCTCTTCAGGAGGAAGTGGACGACCTGCTGATGATGCCTTTAGATCTGCCcacagatttaaaaacacaacaactccTTTGA
- the helq gene encoding helicase POLQ-like isoform X4, with the protein MNAGKQEIKVKRVSSRKRPRDGLKTHLTPAQKRGGGTCPQPCPTAWRLGSIMADVQAAEYCSDSEDLFGDYDSILEDSSLLAKLDDAEQDERQRGLQRSAHTDSVDQPDFTPPRPSKDGAWRPSCEDILTDSILDGLGDEPFEDLPPSQHQFQEQVNENAKRSRLQDGDKTSTPLRNADGTSEAGRERNTEDKTKRQTEARRSVTDQLKRTMLCNAAAPSNVSRTVVLKEAVVSEEISVAMQAMETVSAETTDLGPFFGLPTKVKDLMHKLRGIKNLYDWQETCLNLDCVQERKNLIYSLPTSGGKTLVAEILVLRELLCRKKDCLFILPYISLVQEKVHGLASFGLELDFMVEEYAGSKGKFPPVKRRNSRSLYIATIEKAHSLVNSLIETGRIGDLGLVVVDELHMLGDGSRGAVIEMTLSKVLYMSKSTQIIGMSATLGNIKDLQTFLRAENYTNDFRPVQLKEYVKLKDTIYEVDPKEEECFRLSRPLNFKYSSAMQKMDPDHIIALATEVIPTHSCLVFCPTKKNCENVAGMICKYLKEEFLRLREAEKAVLLRELRDSGNGSVCPVLRRTVPYGLAYHHSGLTSEERKLVEEAYSNGVLCLLTCTSTLAAGINLPARRVILRSPYVATDFLKRSQYKQMVGRAGRAGIDTVGESILILQDKDRDMAKTLVCAPMEKCYSNLMHDDGKGLLSLILSLVGLNITTSADQIRDFLCGTLLYVQRRQLCVEKSLREVVRQCVDLLKDKDLITETADSHGQTLQVTKLGKATYKGSVDLAYSDMLYKDLSKGLEGLLLNSCLHLVYLVTPYDMISQCKPDWMMYFRQFTLLSVAEQKMSAAVGVPESFVARKAAGQTVKKSVNVEVVRRMYLALVLFSLLKETNLWSVADKFQLSRGFVQTLLSSSSAFCSCVLHFTEELEEFWPFKALLTELTRRLSYCVKAELIPLMEVAGVMEDVVCDIQQDKD; encoded by the exons ATGAATGCCGGAAAGCAAGAAATCAAAGTAAAGAGAGTTTCCTCGAGGAAGAGGCCGAGGGACGGCCTGAAGACTCACCTGACACCTGCCCAGAAGAGAGGCGGAGGCACCTGTCCACAGCCATGTCCCACAGCCTGGAGGCTCGGCAGCATCATGGCTGATGTACAAGCTGCTGAG TACTGCAGCGACAGTGAGGATTTATTTGGGGACTACGACAGCATCCTGGAGGACAGCTCTCTCCTGGCAAAGCTGGACGACGCAGAACAAGATGAAAGGCAGCGAGGCCTCCAGCGTTCGGCTCACACCGACTCTGTGGATCAGCCGGACTTCACGCCTCCGCGGCCATCGAAGGACGGCGCCTGGAGACCGTCCTGTGAAGATATTCTCACGGACTCCATCTTAGACGGCCTCGGAGACGAACCCTTCGAGGACTTACCGCCCAGCCAGCATCAGTTTCAGGAACAGGTCAACGAGAATGCGAAGAGGAGCAGACTGCAGGACGGAGATAAAACCTCTACACCTTTAAGAAACGCTGACGGGACCTCTGAGGctggaagagaaagaaacacgGAGGATAAAACCAAGAGACAAACCGAGGCGAGGAGGAGCGTGACGGATCAGCTGAAGAGGACGATGCTCTGTAACGCAGCCGCTCCCTCTAATGTTTCACGGACCGTCGTGTTAAAAGAAGCGGTGGTTTCTGAGGAGATCAGCGTCGCCATGCAGGCCATGGAGACCGTGTCTGCTGAGACGACTGACCTCGGGCCGTTCTTTGGACTCCCCACCAAAGTGAAAGACCTGATGCACAAACTGAGAGGAATCAAGAATTTATATG ATTGGCAGGAGACGTGTCTGAACCTGGACTGTGTTCAGGAGAGGAAGAATCTGATCTACTCTCTTCCCACCAGCGGAGGGAAAACTCTTGTTGCAGAGATCCTCGTCCTCAGAGAGCTGCTGTGCAGGAAGAAAGACTGTCTGTTCATCTTACCGTACATATCGCTGGTGCAGGAGAAG GTACATGGGTTAGCGAGCTTTGGCCTGGAGCTGGACTTCATGGTGGAGGAGTACGCTGGCAGTAAGGGCAAGTTTCCTCCAGTGAAGAGAAGAAACAGCAGATCACTTTACATCGCTACGATAGAGAAAGCCCACAGCCTCGTCAACTCTCTGATAGAGACCGGCAGGATAGGTGACCTCGGCCTGGTGGTGGTCGACGAG CTTCACATGTTGGGTGATGGCAGCAGAGGGGCTGTTATTGAAATGACCCTGTCCAAAGTTCTCTACATGAGCA AATCGACTCAGATTATTGGGATGAGCGCCACTCTGGGAAACATCAAAGACCTGCAGACGTTTCTGAGGGCTGAAAATTACACGAACGACTTCAGACCT GTCCAGCTCAAGGAGTATGTTAAACTGAAGGACACGATCTATGAAGTGGACCCAAAGGAAGAGGAATGTTTTAGATTATCACGTCCTCTCAACTTTAAG TACTCGAGTGCGATGCAGAAGATGGACCCGGATCACATCATTGCTCTGGCGACTGAAGTCATTCCAACACATTCCTGCCTGGTGTTCTGCCCCACCAAGAAGAACTGTGAGAACGTCGCAGGGATGATCTGCAAATACCTGAAAGA GGAGTTCCTCCGGCTCCGGGAGGCAGAGAAGGCCGTCCTCCTCAGAGAGCTGAGGGACAGCGGGAACGGCTCGGTGTGTCCGGTGCTCAGGAGGACGGTGCCGTACGGTTTGGCCTATCACCACAGCGGGCTGACCTCCGAGGAGAGGAAGCTGGTGGAGGAGGCCTACTCCAACGGGGTCCTCTGTCTCCTCACCTGCACCTCCACCCTGGCTGCGGGGATCAACCTACCTGCCCGCAG AGTGATCCTGCGCTCACCGTACGTGGCCACAGACTTCCTGAAGAGGAGCCAGTACAAGCAGATGGTGGGACGGGCCGGCCGAGCGGGCATCGACACCGTGGGAGAGAGCATCCTCATCCTACAGGACAAGGACAGAGATATG gcGAAGACACTTGTGTGTGCCCCGATGGAAAAGTGTTACAGCAACCTGATGCACGACGACGGGAAGGGCCTCCTGAGCCTCATCCTGTCGCTCGTTGGATTAAAT ATCACCACGTCAGCGGATCAGATCAGAGACTTCCTGTGTGGGACGCTGCTGTACGTCCAGCGGAGGCAGCTGTGCGTGGAGAAGAGTCTGCGGGAGGTGGTGCGGCAGTGCGTCGACCTCCTGAAGGACAAAGACCTCATCACCGAGACTGCAGACTCTCACGGTCAAACGCTGCAGGTCACCAAGCTGGGAAAAGCCACTTATAAAG GCTCAGTGGATCTGGCCTACAGTGACATGCTGTACAAGGACCTCTCTAAAGGTCTGGAGGGTCTGCTGCTCAACAGTTGCCTCCACCTGGTCTACCTGGTCACACCGTACGACATGATTTCACAGTGCAAGCCCGACTGGATGATGTACTTCAGACAG ttCACCCTGCTGTCAGTTGCAGAGCAGAAGATGTCTGCAGCCGTCGGAGTGCCTGAGAGTTTTGTTGCCAGAAAAGCTGCAGGACAGACGGTGAAAAAG AGCGTGAACGTGGAGGTGGTGAGGAGGATGTACCTGGCTCTGGTGCTGTTTTCTTTACTGAAGGAGACGAACCTGTGGAGCGTGGCCGACAAGTTCCAGCTGAGCCGAGGCTTCGTTCAGACTCTGCTCAGCTCCTCCTCGGCCTTCTGCTCCTGCGTGCTGCACTTCACAGAG GAGCTGGAGGAGTTCTGGCCGTTCAAAGCCCTGCTGACGGAGCTGACGCGAAGGCTGAGCTACTGCGTGAAGGCTGAGCTCATCCCCCTGATGGAGGTGGCTGGAGTCATGGAG
- the helq gene encoding helicase POLQ-like isoform X6 — MVEEYAGSKGKFPPVKRRNSRSLYIATIEKAHSLVNSLIETGRIGDLGLVVVDELHMLGDGSRGAVIEMTLSKVLYMSKSTQIIGMSATLGNIKDLQTFLRAENYTNDFRPVQLKEYVKLKDTIYEVDPKEEECFRLSRPLNFKYSSAMQKMDPDHIIALATEVIPTHSCLVFCPTKKNCENVAGMICKYLKEEFLRLREAEKAVLLRELRDSGNGSVCPVLRRTVPYGLAYHHSGLTSEERKLVEEAYSNGVLCLLTCTSTLAAGINLPARRVILRSPYVATDFLKRSQYKQMVGRAGRAGIDTVGESILILQDKDRDMAKTLVCAPMEKCYSNLMHDDGKGLLSLILSLVGLNITTSADQIRDFLCGTLLYVQRRQLCVEKSLREVVRQCVDLLKDKDLITETADSHGQTLQVTKLGKATYKGSVDLAYSDMLYKDLSKGLEGLLLNSCLHLVYLVTPYDMISQCKPDWMMYFRQFTLLSVAEQKMSAAVGVPESFVARKAAGQTVKKSVNVEVVRRMYLALVLFSLLKETNLWSVADKFQLSRGFVQTLLSSSSAFCSCVLHFTEELEEFWPFKALLTELTRRLSYCVKAELIPLMEVAGVMESRAKQLYNAGYKTPTHLANADPAILSKTIENLYKKQADLIVASAKMLVNEKAAALQEEVDDLLMMPLDLPTDLKTQQLL, encoded by the exons ATGGTGGAGGAGTACGCTGGCAGTAAGGGCAAGTTTCCTCCAGTGAAGAGAAGAAACAGCAGATCACTTTACATCGCTACGATAGAGAAAGCCCACAGCCTCGTCAACTCTCTGATAGAGACCGGCAGGATAGGTGACCTCGGCCTGGTGGTGGTCGACGAG CTTCACATGTTGGGTGATGGCAGCAGAGGGGCTGTTATTGAAATGACCCTGTCCAAAGTTCTCTACATGAGCA AATCGACTCAGATTATTGGGATGAGCGCCACTCTGGGAAACATCAAAGACCTGCAGACGTTTCTGAGGGCTGAAAATTACACGAACGACTTCAGACCT GTCCAGCTCAAGGAGTATGTTAAACTGAAGGACACGATCTATGAAGTGGACCCAAAGGAAGAGGAATGTTTTAGATTATCACGTCCTCTCAACTTTAAG TACTCGAGTGCGATGCAGAAGATGGACCCGGATCACATCATTGCTCTGGCGACTGAAGTCATTCCAACACATTCCTGCCTGGTGTTCTGCCCCACCAAGAAGAACTGTGAGAACGTCGCAGGGATGATCTGCAAATACCTGAAAGA GGAGTTCCTCCGGCTCCGGGAGGCAGAGAAGGCCGTCCTCCTCAGAGAGCTGAGGGACAGCGGGAACGGCTCGGTGTGTCCGGTGCTCAGGAGGACGGTGCCGTACGGTTTGGCCTATCACCACAGCGGGCTGACCTCCGAGGAGAGGAAGCTGGTGGAGGAGGCCTACTCCAACGGGGTCCTCTGTCTCCTCACCTGCACCTCCACCCTGGCTGCGGGGATCAACCTACCTGCCCGCAG AGTGATCCTGCGCTCACCGTACGTGGCCACAGACTTCCTGAAGAGGAGCCAGTACAAGCAGATGGTGGGACGGGCCGGCCGAGCGGGCATCGACACCGTGGGAGAGAGCATCCTCATCCTACAGGACAAGGACAGAGATATG gcGAAGACACTTGTGTGTGCCCCGATGGAAAAGTGTTACAGCAACCTGATGCACGACGACGGGAAGGGCCTCCTGAGCCTCATCCTGTCGCTCGTTGGATTAAAT ATCACCACGTCAGCGGATCAGATCAGAGACTTCCTGTGTGGGACGCTGCTGTACGTCCAGCGGAGGCAGCTGTGCGTGGAGAAGAGTCTGCGGGAGGTGGTGCGGCAGTGCGTCGACCTCCTGAAGGACAAAGACCTCATCACCGAGACTGCAGACTCTCACGGTCAAACGCTGCAGGTCACCAAGCTGGGAAAAGCCACTTATAAAG GCTCAGTGGATCTGGCCTACAGTGACATGCTGTACAAGGACCTCTCTAAAGGTCTGGAGGGTCTGCTGCTCAACAGTTGCCTCCACCTGGTCTACCTGGTCACACCGTACGACATGATTTCACAGTGCAAGCCCGACTGGATGATGTACTTCAGACAG ttCACCCTGCTGTCAGTTGCAGAGCAGAAGATGTCTGCAGCCGTCGGAGTGCCTGAGAGTTTTGTTGCCAGAAAAGCTGCAGGACAGACGGTGAAAAAG AGCGTGAACGTGGAGGTGGTGAGGAGGATGTACCTGGCTCTGGTGCTGTTTTCTTTACTGAAGGAGACGAACCTGTGGAGCGTGGCCGACAAGTTCCAGCTGAGCCGAGGCTTCGTTCAGACTCTGCTCAGCTCCTCCTCGGCCTTCTGCTCCTGCGTGCTGCACTTCACAGAG GAGCTGGAGGAGTTCTGGCCGTTCAAAGCCCTGCTGACGGAGCTGACGCGAAGGCTGAGCTACTGCGTGAAGGCTGAGCTCATCCCCCTGATGGAGGTGGCTGGAGTCATGGAG TCGAGAGCGAAGCAGCTGTATAACGCTGGCTATAAAACGCCGACTCACCTGGCGAACGCCGACCCTGCCATCCTGTCCAAGACGATAGAAAACCTCTACAAGAAACAAGCCGACCTGATCGTGGCTTCTGCTAAA ATGCTTGTGAATGAAAAAGCTGCAGCTCTTCAGGAGGAAGTGGACGACCTGCTGATGATGCCTTTAGATCTGCCcacagatttaaaaacacaacaactccTTTGA